The proteins below are encoded in one region of Cololabis saira isolate AMF1-May2022 chromosome 11, fColSai1.1, whole genome shotgun sequence:
- the lrrc8aa gene encoding leucine rich repeat containing 8 VRAC subunit Aa, which translates to MIPITELRYFADTQPAYRILKPWWDVFTDYISIVMLMIAVFGGTLQVTQDKMICLPCKWVNINNSCRTVESLNITPVSILEPKGIQYNLDRHQYNYVDAVCYENKLHWFAKYFPYLVLLHTLIFLACSNFWFKFPRTSSKLEHFVSILLKCFDSPWTTRALSETVVEESDPKPVGKMNGSMDKKASSVSEDVEASVPMLQRTMSRIEQGIVDRSDTGVLDKKEGEQAKALFEKVKKFRIHVEEGDIVYRLYIRQTIIKVIKFILIISYTVYYVGKIKFNVLCTVNIEKLTGYSVFYCAHPLATLFKILACFYISLVIVYGLICMYTICWMVTRSLKRYSFESIREESSYSDIPDLKNDFAFMLHMIDQYDPLYSKRFAVFLSEVSENKLRQLNLNNEWTLEKLRQRITKNSQDKLELHLFMLSGIPDTVFDLVELEVLKLELIPDVTIPPIIAQLSNLREMWLYHTPAKIEAPALAFLRENLKSLHIKFTDIKEIPLWIYSLKNLSELHLTGNLSAENNRFIVIDGLRELKSLKVLRLKSNLTKLPQVVTDVGVHLQKLSINNEGTKLMVLNSLKKMVNLTELELIRCDLERIPHSIFSLHNLQEIDLKDNNLKTIEEIISFQHLHRLVCLKLWYNQIAYIPIQIGTLTTLERLYLNRNKIEKIPTQLFFCRKLRFLDLSHNNLTSIHADVGFLQNLQYFAVTANRIETLPPELFQCKKLRTLNLGNNCLHTLPSRFGELTGLTQLELRGNRLECLPVELGECRLLKRSSLVVEEDLFNTLPSEVKEQLWRADKEQAPFTLDPLGNIFLREQND; encoded by the exons ATGATTCCCATCACAGAGCTCCGGTACTTTGCTGACACCCAGCCAGCGTACCGCATCCTGAAGCCATGGTGGGATGTTTTCACCGACTACATCTCAATCGTCATGCTGATGATTGCGGTGTTTGGTGGGACTCTGCAGGTCACGCAGGACAAAATGATCTGCCTACCTTGCAAGTGGGTGAACATCAACAATTCATGCAGGACCGTGGAATCCCTGAATATCACCCCCGTCTCTATATTGGAGCCCAAGGGCATTCAGTACAACCTTGACCGACATCAGTATAACTACGTGGACGCTGTCTGCTACGAAAACAAGCTACACTGGTTTGCCAAATATTTTCCCTATTTGGTGCTTCTCCACACCCTCATCTTTCTGGCCTGCAGCAATTTCTGGTTCAAATTTCCCCGCACGAGCTCCAAACTGGAGCACTTTGTTTCCATCCTCCTCAAGTGCTTTGATTCTCCGTGGACAACGAGGGCTTTGTCCGAAACCGTGGTGGAGGAGAGTGACCCCAAGCCAGTGGGAAAAATGAACGGTTCGATGGACAAGAAGGCCTCGAGCGTGAGCGAGGACGTTGAAGCCAGCGTGCCGATGCTTCAACGGACAATGTCCAGAATCGAACAAGGGATTGTGGATCGTTCTGACACTGGAGTTTTGGATaaaaaggaaggagagcaggCTAAAGCCCTTTTTGAGAAGGTTAAGAAGTTCCGGATCCACGTGGAGGAAGGTGATATAGTATACCGTCTTTACATACGTCAGACGATCATCAAGGTCATAAAGTTCATACTTATAATCAGCTACACAGTCTACTATGTAGGAAAGATCAAGTTCAATGTACTGTGCACAGTGAACATTGAGAAACTGACAGGCTACAGCGTGTTTTATTGTGCTCACCCATTAGCAACCCTTTTCAAGATCCTGGCCTGTTTCTACATCAGCTTGGTGATAGTTTATGGTCTCATCTGCATGTACACTATCTGTTGGATGGTCACCCGCTCTCTCAAACGATACTCCTTTGAATCAATCCGTGAGGAAAGCAGTTACAGCGACATCCCCGACTTGAAGAATGACTTTGCCTTCATGCTGCACATGATAGATCAGTACGACCCTCTTTACTCAAAGCGCTTCGCTGTGTTCCTGTCGGAGGTTAGCGAGAACAAGCTGAGGCAGTTGAACCTAAACAACGAGTGGACGCTAGAGAAGCTGAGACAGCGCATCACCAAGAACTCCCAGGATAAGCTGGAGCTCCATCTCTTTATGCTCAGCGGTATTCCAGACACAGTTTTTGATCTGGTTGAGCTGGAGGTGCTCAAGCTGGAGCTCATCCCAGATGTAACTATTCCACCAATCATTGCTCAGCTTTCCAACCTGAGAGAGATGTGGCTCTACCACACGCCGGCTAAGATCGAAGCGCCAGCTCTAGCTTTCCTGAGAGAGAACCTGAAGTCACTCCACATCAAGTTCACTGACATCAAGGAGATCCCCCTGTGGATATACAGCTTGAAGAACCTCAGCGAACTTCACCTGACGGGTAATTTGAGCGCTGAGAACAATCGTTTTATCGTGATCGATGGGCTGAGAGAGCTCAAAAGTCTCAAAGTTCTGCGCCTGAAAAGCAACCTGACCAAGCTTCCACAGGTGGTGACTGACGTGGGGGTGCACCTCCAAAAGCTCTCCATCAACAACGAGGGTACCAAGCTGATGGTGCTCAACAGCCTGAAGAAAATGGTCAACCTGACGGAGCTTGAGCTTATCCGCTGTGATCTTGAACGCATTCCACACTCCATATTTAGTCTGCACAACCTTCAGGAGATTGACCTGAAGGACAACAATCTGAAGACGATTGAGGAGATCATCAGCTTCCAGCACCTGCACCGCCTCGTGTGCCTGAAGCTCTGGTACAACCAGATCGCCTACATTCCTATTCAGATAGGAACACTCACCACCCTGGAGAGGCTGTATCTGAACCGAAACAAGATTGAAAAGATCCCCACCCAGCTTTTCTTCTGCCGCAAGTTGCGCTTTTTAGACCTGAGCCACAACAATCTGACCAGCATCCACGCTGACGTGGGCTTCCTCCAGAATCTGCAGTACTTCGCTGTGACGGCAAACAGG ATCGAGACTTTGCCTCCGGAGCTGTTCCAGTGTAAGAAGCTACGTACGCTGAACTTGGGGAACAACTGCTTGCATACGCTGCCGTCGCGCTTCGGAGAGCTCACTGGGCTTACCCAGCTGGAGCTGAGGGGGAACCGTCTGGAGTGCCTCCCGGTTGAGCTCGGAGAGTGCCGACTGTTGAAGAGGAGCAGTCTGGTCGTGGAGGAAGATCTGTTCAACACTCTGCCGTCAGAAGTCAAAGAGCAGCTTTGGAGGGCTGACAAAGAGCAA GCTCCCTTCACACTCGACCCGCTTGGAAACATCTTTTTACGTGAACAAAATGACTGA